One Deltaproteobacteria bacterium genomic window carries:
- the rpmJ gene encoding 50S ribosomal protein L36 translates to MKVVSSIGSLKNRSKDCKVVKRRGRIYVICKSNPRFKVRQGGAKMKK, encoded by the coding sequence ATGAAAGTAGTAAGTTCGATTGGCAGTCTGAAAAATCGCAGCAAAGACTGCAAAGTTGTTAAGCGTCGTGGACGTATCTACGTGATTTGCAAGAGCAATCCACGTTTTAAGGTACGCCAGGGCGGCGCTAAGATGAAGAAGTAA
- a CDS encoding prolipoprotein diacylglyceryl transferase, with the protein MEQLIHLIPGALPYPNIDPIAVQFGPLAIRWYSLAYIIGLVGGMGLLSKIAKREDSVITEEQAWDFLSWACMGVILGGRVGYCLFYKPEYYLFNPLEILAVWKGGMSFHGGVIGSTLVIYLYARHVKVPFLALADMVSSICCIGLFLGRVANFVNGELYGRVTDVAWAFVFPHGGPLPRHPSQLYEGILEGVILFAILNLMRFTPAGLRRHGRMAGTFMVGYALSRFIVEFFREPDAHLGILQTGTTMGQNLSIPMVFLGIYWIVRAYRRPLADLPVREVPKATPNPSKKSGKKKKRKKR; encoded by the coding sequence ATGGAACAGCTCATTCATTTGATTCCGGGCGCGCTCCCCTACCCAAATATCGATCCCATTGCGGTCCAATTCGGTCCGCTGGCCATCCGCTGGTACTCCCTCGCCTATATTATTGGCTTGGTCGGCGGCATGGGACTTCTTTCCAAAATCGCCAAACGTGAAGACTCGGTCATTACCGAAGAGCAGGCCTGGGACTTTCTCTCATGGGCATGTATGGGCGTGATTCTCGGCGGCCGTGTGGGATACTGCTTATTCTACAAACCCGAATATTACCTCTTTAACCCACTCGAAATACTCGCAGTCTGGAAAGGTGGAATGTCCTTTCATGGCGGGGTCATAGGCTCCACCCTAGTCATCTATCTCTATGCGCGCCACGTGAAAGTACCGTTTCTTGCTCTTGCAGATATGGTCTCAAGTATCTGCTGTATCGGGCTTTTTCTGGGTAGAGTCGCAAACTTCGTCAACGGAGAACTCTACGGCCGTGTCACCGATGTAGCCTGGGCATTTGTATTTCCTCACGGCGGTCCATTACCTCGCCACCCAAGCCAACTTTATGAAGGTATTTTAGAGGGCGTCATTCTCTTTGCCATCTTGAACCTGATGCGATTTACACCTGCAGGGCTGCGACGCCACGGCCGGATGGCCGGAACATTTATGGTGGGTTATGCCCTCTCGCGCTTTATTGTTGAGTTCTTCCGAGAGCCCGACGCCCACTTAGGTATCCTGCAAACGGGTACGACGATGGGGCAGAACCTGTCCATTCCAATGGTCTTTCTTGGAATTTACTGGATAGTTCGGGCTTATCGGCGTCCTTTGGCTGATTTACCGGTCCGCGAAGTGCCCAAAGCGACCCCAAACCCCTCTAAAAAGAGCGGGAAAAAGAAAAAACGAAAAAAACGCTAA